Proteins from a genomic interval of Tenacibaculum sp. SZ-18:
- the aspS gene encoding aspartate--tRNA ligase: MYRSHSCGELRASHINTEVTLAGWVQKSRDKGFMIWVDLRDRYGITQLIFDEERTSKDLMEKAKTLGREFVIQVKGTVIERASKNPNIDTGDIEVLVSELNILNEAKLPPFTIEDETDGGEDIRMKYRYLDIRRNPVKNSLVFRHKVSMEVRKYLSDKGFIDVETPYLIKSTPEGARDFLVPSRMNAGQFYALPQSPQTFKQLLMVGGMDKYFQIVKCFRDEDLRADRQPEFTQIDCEMAFVEQEDILEIFEGMTRHLLKETNGVEVDKFPRMSFDDAMRLYGNDKPDIRFGMQFGELNEVAKHKEFKVFNEAELVVGIAVPGGASYTRKEIDKLIDWVKRPQVGALGMVYVKCNEDGSFKSSVDKFYDQEDLAKWAETTGAKAGDLICVLSGKTSKVRAQLSALRMELAERLGLRKPDEFAPLWVVDFPLLELDEETGHYHAMHHPFTSPKPGQIELLDTDPGAVKANAYDLVLNGNEIGGGSIRIHDKENQAIMFKHLGFSPEEAKEQFGFLMDAFEYGAPPHGGLAFGLDRLVAILGGQETIRDFIAFPKNNSGRDVMIDAPATIDKEQLQELSIQLNVQE, from the coding sequence ATGTACAGATCGCATTCTTGCGGTGAGTTAAGAGCATCGCATATCAATACAGAAGTTACCCTCGCAGGATGGGTTCAAAAATCAAGAGATAAAGGTTTCATGATTTGGGTTGATTTACGAGATCGTTACGGAATTACTCAGTTGATTTTTGATGAAGAGAGAACTTCTAAAGACTTAATGGAAAAAGCAAAAACATTAGGTAGAGAGTTTGTGATTCAAGTAAAAGGAACTGTTATTGAAAGAGCTTCTAAAAATCCAAATATCGATACAGGAGATATTGAAGTTTTAGTTTCTGAATTAAACATTTTAAACGAAGCAAAATTACCGCCATTTACAATTGAAGACGAAACTGATGGTGGAGAAGATATTCGAATGAAATATCGTTATTTAGATATTCGTCGTAACCCGGTAAAAAACAGCTTAGTCTTCCGTCATAAAGTTTCTATGGAAGTTCGTAAATATCTATCTGATAAAGGATTTATTGATGTTGAAACTCCATATTTAATTAAGTCTACTCCTGAAGGAGCTCGTGATTTCTTAGTTCCTTCAAGAATGAATGCAGGACAATTTTACGCATTACCACAATCGCCACAAACTTTTAAGCAGTTGTTAATGGTTGGTGGAATGGATAAATATTTTCAGATTGTAAAATGTTTTAGAGATGAAGATTTACGTGCTGACCGTCAACCAGAGTTTACACAAATAGACTGTGAAATGGCGTTTGTTGAGCAAGAAGATATTTTAGAAATTTTCGAAGGAATGACTCGTCATTTATTAAAAGAAACTAATGGTGTTGAAGTAGATAAATTTCCAAGAATGTCGTTTGATGACGCGATGCGCTTATATGGAAATGACAAACCCGATATTCGTTTCGGAATGCAATTTGGTGAGTTAAATGAAGTTGCAAAACATAAAGAATTCAAAGTATTTAACGAAGCAGAATTAGTTGTAGGTATTGCTGTTCCAGGTGGAGCTTCATACACTAGAAAGGAAATTGATAAGTTAATTGACTGGGTAAAGCGTCCACAAGTTGGTGCTTTAGGAATGGTATATGTAAAATGTAATGAAGACGGAAGTTTTAAATCATCTGTAGATAAGTTTTACGACCAAGAAGATTTAGCTAAATGGGCAGAAACTACTGGAGCGAAAGCAGGAGATTTAATTTGTGTTTTATCTGGCAAAACTTCAAAAGTACGTGCACAATTATCTGCTTTACGTATGGAATTAGCAGAGCGTTTAGGTTTACGTAAACCTGATGAATTTGCTCCATTATGGGTTGTAGATTTCCCATTATTAGAATTGGATGAAGAAACTGGTCATTATCATGCAATGCACCATCCATTTACATCGCCAAAACCTGGTCAGATTGAATTATTAGATACAGATCCAGGAGCTGTGAAAGCAAATGCATACGACTTAGTATTAAATGGTAATGAAATTGGTGGTGGTTCTATTAGAATTCATGATAAAGAAAATCAAGCAATTATGTTTAAACATTTAGGTTTCTCTCCTGAAGAAGCAAAAGAGCAATTTGGTTTCTTAATGGACGCATTTGAATATGGTGCTCCTCCTCATGGTGGTTTAGCTTTTGGTTTAGATAGATTGGTTGCTATTTTGGGTGGACAAGAAACAATTCGTGATTTTATTGCATTTCCAAAGAATAATTCTGGTAGAGATGTGATGATTGATGCACCTGCAACTATTGACAAAGAGCAATTACAAGAATTAAGTATTCAATTGAATGTTCAAGAGTAA
- a CDS encoding M50 family metallopeptidase — translation MISKKSDYTILIISVLIFLLLQLPYFVQIQYPFRLLGTWFHEMGHGLTALLVGGKFHYLEIYANGGGVAYSTVTNKFMSISLAKAFTAAGGLFGPAIAGSILIMAARSQKHAAILFRILTGVIGLSLIIWIRSYWGIIALSGFVVLFVIIMFLKNKKVETITVLFLGLQCILSTYLQLNYLFTKQFERNGQVLTSDTQNIAANTFGTYWLWGAIILLVSLLLLWKSIQFYFKK, via the coding sequence GTGATTTCAAAAAAATCTGACTATACTATTTTAATTATTTCTGTACTAATATTTTTATTATTACAACTTCCATATTTTGTTCAGATTCAATATCCATTCCGTTTATTAGGAACTTGGTTCCATGAAATGGGACACGGGTTAACTGCATTATTGGTTGGTGGAAAGTTTCATTATTTAGAAATTTATGCAAATGGAGGAGGTGTAGCGTATTCAACTGTTACTAATAAATTCATGTCGATTTCTCTAGCAAAAGCATTTACGGCTGCTGGAGGATTATTTGGGCCAGCAATTGCTGGAAGTATTTTAATTATGGCAGCCAGATCACAGAAACACGCTGCAATTTTATTCAGAATACTAACTGGAGTAATCGGCTTGTCATTAATTATTTGGATACGTTCTTACTGGGGAATAATTGCTTTGAGTGGTTTTGTTGTATTGTTTGTGATAATTATGTTTTTGAAGAATAAAAAAGTAGAAACAATTACTGTACTTTTTTTAGGACTTCAATGTATTCTTAGCACTTATCTTCAACTGAATTACTTGTTTACAAAACAATTTGAACGTAATGGTCAAGTATTGACTTCAGATACGCAAAACATAGCGGCAAATACATTTGGTACTTATTGGCTGTGGGGAGCAATAATTCTTCTTGTAAGTTTACTTCTACTTTGGAAAAGCATTCAATTTTATTTTAAAAAATAA
- a CDS encoding energy transducer TonB, protein MTLKKILILSLVFASNMVLVAQHDVCESSSLDDDLLMELNTIDKCLNDQEKVKASEPKVKTKRYLRTRTRRSYYHKLRKNIRSISSVKNKEPKKEVKIKNVYLGEVTNEPTLIIPEGKTKYSGNLRVVLEAYVEDNLEYPQVLEHNGIEGIVWTSFVIDTNGTVKNIVTLGPTNGKLLEKEAAKVIKELPKFTPGKIDGELVNVKHLMAIKFEMGK, encoded by the coding sequence ATGACACTCAAGAAAATATTAATACTAAGTTTAGTTTTTGCATCAAATATGGTATTGGTTGCACAACACGATGTTTGCGAAAGTTCATCTTTAGACGATGATCTTTTAATGGAATTAAATACCATCGATAAATGTTTGAATGATCAAGAAAAGGTAAAAGCTTCTGAACCAAAAGTTAAAACGAAAAGATATTTAAGAACAAGAACAAGAAGAAGTTACTACCATAAACTACGTAAAAATATTCGATCTATTTCTTCTGTAAAAAACAAAGAGCCTAAGAAAGAAGTGAAAATTAAAAACGTCTATTTGGGTGAAGTTACCAATGAACCAACGTTAATAATACCAGAAGGAAAAACTAAATATTCAGGTAATTTAAGAGTTGTTTTAGAGGCTTATGTTGAAGATAATTTAGAATATCCACAGGTCTTAGAGCATAATGGAATTGAAGGAATTGTTTGGACAAGTTTTGTAATCGATACAAATGGAACGGTTAAAAATATCGTTACGTTAGGACCAACTAACGGAAAGTTATTAGAAAAGGAAGCAGCGAAAGTAATTAAAGAATTACCAAAATTCACTCCAGGTAAAATTGATGGTGAGTTAGTAAACGTAAAACACTTAATGGCAATTAAATTTGAAATGGGAAAATAA
- a CDS encoding OmpW family outer membrane protein: MKYDNSFGFTLQTGFDYNLNDKWFLNLDVK; this comes from the coding sequence ATGAAGTATGACAATTCATTTGGCTTTACTTTGCAAACTGGTTTTGATTATAATTTGAATGACAAATGGTTTTTAAACCTAGATGTAAAATAA
- the glpQ gene encoding glycerophosphodiester phosphodiesterase, with product MNCKTSTKESLKKQPMNSKIVVAHRGASGYLPEHTMEAKAMAYAMNPDFIEQDLVLSKDDVPMVIHDIYLDDVTDVAAKFPERKREDGRYYVIDFTFDELQSLHVSERFDPKTGEQFYPNRFPKGKGSFKLHSLQQEIELIQGLNKSTGKSIGIYPEIKNPDFHHKNGKDIAQITLEVLSEYGYTSKEDDCIFQCFDAKELERVRKELKSELFLVQLIEFPKETKQLDYFATYADGIGPWYKQVIDKKVNGKWQFTSLVEDAHKLGLKVHAYTFRADQLGDFSTFEEHVNTLLFEANIDGCFTDFPNKVIKILKR from the coding sequence ATGAATTGCAAAACATCTACAAAAGAAAGCCTTAAAAAGCAGCCTATGAACTCAAAAATTGTTGTTGCTCATCGCGGAGCTTCAGGTTATTTACCAGAACATACAATGGAAGCCAAAGCCATGGCTTATGCAATGAATCCTGATTTTATTGAACAAGATTTAGTGCTGAGTAAAGATGATGTTCCTATGGTTATTCATGATATTTATTTAGACGATGTTACTGATGTTGCTGCAAAATTTCCTGAGCGAAAACGAGAAGATGGACGATATTATGTGATCGATTTTACTTTTGACGAATTGCAGAGTTTACATGTCTCTGAACGTTTTGACCCTAAAACTGGTGAACAATTTTATCCGAATAGATTTCCTAAAGGAAAAGGGAGTTTTAAATTACATTCTCTGCAACAAGAAATCGAATTAATTCAAGGACTGAATAAAAGTACGGGGAAAAGTATCGGAATTTATCCAGAAATTAAAAACCCTGACTTTCATCATAAGAATGGAAAAGATATTGCACAAATCACTTTAGAGGTTCTATCAGAATATGGATATACTTCTAAGGAAGATGATTGCATCTTTCAATGTTTCGATGCTAAAGAATTGGAACGTGTTCGAAAGGAGTTAAAATCCGAATTGTTTTTAGTACAATTAATAGAGTTCCCAAAAGAAACTAAACAGCTTGATTATTTTGCTACTTATGCAGATGGAATTGGACCTTGGTATAAACAAGTTATTGATAAAAAGGTTAATGGTAAATGGCAATTTACTTCATTAGTTGAAGATGCTCATAAATTAGGCTTAAAAGTGCATGCGTATACGTTTAGAGCAGATCAGTTAGGTGATTTTTCTACTTTTGAAGAGCATGTAAACACTTTACTTTTTGAAGCCAACATTGATGGATGTTTTACTGACTTTCCAAACAAGGTGATTAAAATTTTAAAACGTTAA
- a CDS encoding HopJ type III effector protein: MTISEFKNKLQNEVATIDFKETIELIEGNYNFTPSAFKNGELENQSTENQGSCKVFSFAIQEGLSKEETLACFGQYYIEVVNDPKGIGHQNIRNFMKTGFEGLSFENEVLTEL; encoded by the coding sequence ATGACGATATCTGAATTCAAAAATAAACTACAAAATGAAGTTGCTACGATTGATTTTAAAGAAACAATTGAACTGATAGAAGGTAACTATAATTTTACTCCATCGGCATTTAAAAACGGTGAATTAGAAAATCAATCAACAGAAAACCAAGGATCTTGCAAAGTGTTTTCGTTTGCAATTCAAGAAGGATTATCAAAAGAGGAGACTTTAGCTTGTTTTGGTCAATACTATATTGAAGTTGTGAATGATCCAAAAGGAATAGGTCATCAAAATATCAGAAACTTTATGAAAACTGGGTTTGAAGGGTTAAGTTTTGAGAATGAGGTGCTAACTGAGCTATAA
- a CDS encoding FMN-binding negative transcriptional regulator, whose translation MYNVPNYKEDNVDELTSFINRYPLAFITGLDENGSFVGTHIPLIVENRNNEMFLVGHMMKQTDHYQAMFKNSRVLVVFNGPNGYVSASWGTIKSKGSTWNYMTIHVNGSVSFFEGDRLINLMRDFTLQHEKGDKNSPTIFDNLTDSYKDRLMPHITGFEIKVEKIEGVFKLSQDVNEATYLNIMKELEKKEGLDKLLGEEMKNRREQFFS comes from the coding sequence ATGTATAATGTACCAAATTATAAAGAGGATAACGTTGATGAGCTAACAAGTTTCATAAATCGTTATCCTTTAGCTTTTATAACGGGTTTAGATGAAAATGGTAGTTTTGTTGGAACTCATATTCCATTAATTGTTGAAAATAGAAATAATGAAATGTTTTTGGTCGGACATATGATGAAACAAACCGATCATTATCAAGCAATGTTCAAGAATAGTAGGGTTTTAGTAGTTTTTAATGGTCCAAATGGATATGTAAGTGCGTCTTGGGGAACTATTAAGAGTAAAGGTTCTACCTGGAATTATATGACGATTCACGTAAATGGAAGTGTTTCCTTTTTTGAAGGAGATAGATTGATCAACTTGATGAGAGATTTTACTTTGCAACATGAAAAAGGAGATAAAAATTCTCCGACAATATTCGATAACCTTACCGATTCTTATAAAGATCGATTAATGCCACATATAACAGGTTTTGAAATCAAGGTAGAAAAAATAGAAGGTGTTTTTAAGCTAAGCCAAGATGTAAATGAAGCAACATATTTAAATATTATGAAAGAGTTAGAAAAAAAGGAAGGTTTAGATAAGTTATTGGGAGAAGAAATGAAAAATAGAAGAGAACAATTCTTTTCATAG
- a CDS encoding Kelch repeat-containing protein, with protein MKNKLLLFCLLLTFQIVFGQHTITVLNSKSKEPIQYVHLKKKGKIYVTDKNGKVLIERIKSNDRIFLSHVEYYDRDVLFGEIVNKSVFLTEKDIKLSEVLITKKKNKELNFEKLPELEKGLHGFASVLYNNKIYVFGGDKSTLSDAMRMALQELSGMQDEIISINELIYRTNRRISYQGYSNKVRIYDIKNKRWSSLEKPVLKRAYHKAVLIDGKAYLLGGKKLAKNKSREYLINDIEVFNLKTNKLEKLIDSKQNGINQGVAKIDNSIILVGGSVKKLKKGRLKFSNNVSLYNTKEDKWYIIGKLPDPKETECIKVNDKLFMIGGKGTEKMNRITSFNLKNGKWEIEKVLPRSMKMPAIDKKGDLIYIFDKSFFYEFNTNTKGLKEYKIDLPYESSKMFLVDNKFYLLGGFVEDQYQVKPSKKMYTIDLNELNTTLYDEY; from the coding sequence ATGAAAAATAAACTCTTATTATTTTGTTTGTTACTTACTTTTCAAATTGTTTTTGGTCAACATACAATTACCGTATTGAATTCAAAATCTAAGGAACCAATTCAATATGTTCACTTAAAGAAAAAGGGGAAAATTTATGTCACTGACAAGAATGGAAAGGTTTTAATAGAAAGGATAAAATCTAATGACAGAATTTTCTTGTCGCATGTAGAGTATTATGATAGAGATGTTTTATTCGGTGAAATTGTTAACAAATCAGTATTTCTTACTGAAAAAGACATTAAACTTTCGGAGGTTTTAATAACCAAAAAGAAGAATAAAGAACTAAATTTTGAAAAGTTGCCTGAGTTAGAAAAAGGCTTGCATGGATTTGCATCTGTTCTGTATAATAATAAAATCTATGTTTTTGGTGGAGATAAGTCAACATTAAGTGATGCAATGAGAATGGCATTACAGGAGTTAAGCGGAATGCAGGATGAAATAATAAGTATAAATGAGCTTATTTATAGAACGAATAGACGAATAAGTTATCAAGGTTATAGTAATAAGGTTCGTATTTATGATATAAAAAATAAGAGATGGTCTTCTTTAGAAAAACCGGTGCTTAAAAGAGCTTATCATAAAGCAGTTTTAATCGATGGAAAAGCGTACTTATTAGGAGGGAAAAAATTAGCAAAAAATAAGTCGAGGGAATATTTGATTAATGATATCGAGGTTTTCAATTTAAAAACAAATAAGTTAGAGAAATTAATTGATAGTAAGCAGAATGGAATTAATCAAGGCGTGGCAAAAATTGATAATAGTATTATTTTGGTAGGAGGGTCGGTAAAGAAGTTGAAAAAAGGAAGATTGAAATTTTCCAATAATGTTTCATTGTACAACACAAAAGAAGATAAATGGTATATAATTGGTAAGCTTCCTGACCCTAAAGAAACTGAATGTATAAAGGTTAATGATAAGTTGTTTATGATTGGAGGTAAAGGAACCGAGAAAATGAATCGAATTACTTCTTTCAATTTGAAAAATGGAAAATGGGAAATAGAGAAAGTGTTACCAAGATCAATGAAGATGCCTGCAATCGATAAAAAAGGAGATTTAATTTACATTTTTGATAAAAGCTTTTTCTATGAATTCAATACAAATACGAAGGGTTTAAAAGAGTATAAAATTGATCTTCCATACGAATCGAGTAAAATGTTTTTGGTTGACAATAAGTTTTATCTTTTAGGTGGTTTTGTGGAGGATCAATATCAAGTGAAGCCTTCAAAAAAAATGTACACGATTGATTTAAATGAATTAAATACAACGTTGTATGATGAGTACTAA
- a CDS encoding alanine/glycine:cation symporter family protein — MFLNFQDSVAQFSSWIWGVPLLILLIGGGLFLFIYSGLAPFRYLGHAINILRGKYDKHDSPGDLSHYEALSSAIAATVGMGNISGVAIAIATGGPGAVFWMWVSAFVGMATKFFTCSLSVMYRGKDEEENVKGGPMYVITEGLGKKWKPLAVFFSLAGLIGTLPAFQANQLTQTLIDVFEVKSSNVKTAKFLLGISIAIITSVVIFGGIKRIGKVAGKLVPIMVVIYLITVITILILRFDIIPEIFSLIFTDAFSGNAVMGGALGALIITGVKRAAFSNEAGIGTAPMMHGTAKTKEPIREGLVAMLGPAIDTLLVCTLTALAILTSGIWKNFKGNGISLTLSSFDAVLPYGMGSVILTICVLIFAFSTLFTYSFYGYSCLSFLTNSKIAKYYNYVYVATIVIASITELKFVISLIDSGYALMAIPTVISTLILAPKVKRAANDYFTRLKTE, encoded by the coding sequence GATATCTCGGGCATGCTATAAATATTCTAAGAGGAAAATATGATAAACATGATTCACCTGGAGATTTATCGCATTATGAAGCTTTGTCTTCAGCTATTGCTGCAACTGTCGGAATGGGTAATATTAGTGGAGTCGCTATCGCCATTGCAACAGGAGGACCGGGAGCTGTTTTTTGGATGTGGGTAAGTGCTTTTGTAGGAATGGCAACTAAATTTTTTACTTGTAGTTTATCCGTAATGTATCGTGGAAAAGATGAGGAGGAAAATGTAAAAGGAGGACCAATGTACGTAATTACTGAAGGACTAGGAAAAAAATGGAAACCACTGGCTGTCTTTTTCTCATTAGCAGGATTAATTGGAACGCTTCCAGCATTTCAAGCAAATCAATTAACACAAACATTAATTGATGTATTTGAAGTAAAATCATCGAATGTAAAAACAGCCAAATTTCTCTTGGGAATTTCAATAGCAATTATAACTTCTGTAGTTATTTTTGGAGGTATTAAACGTATTGGTAAAGTAGCAGGGAAACTAGTTCCTATTATGGTTGTTATTTATTTAATCACCGTTATCACAATCTTAATTTTAAGATTTGATATTATCCCTGAAATTTTCTCATTGATTTTTACTGATGCTTTTTCTGGTAACGCTGTTATGGGAGGTGCTTTAGGAGCATTAATTATAACTGGAGTAAAAAGAGCTGCTTTTTCTAACGAAGCTGGAATTGGTACTGCTCCAATGATGCACGGAACTGCTAAAACTAAAGAACCTATTAGAGAAGGTTTGGTGGCAATGTTAGGGCCAGCAATCGATACGTTACTAGTTTGTACCTTAACAGCTTTAGCTATTTTAACTTCTGGTATTTGGAAAAATTTTAAAGGAAACGGAATTTCATTAACGCTATCGTCTTTTGATGCTGTTCTTCCTTATGGTATGGGAAGTGTTATTTTAACAATTTGTGTTTTAATTTTTGCCTTTTCAACCTTATTCACCTACTCATTTTACGGTTACTCTTGTCTGAGCTTTTTAACAAACTCCAAAATAGCCAAATACTATAACTATGTGTATGTAGCTACTATTGTAATTGCATCAATTACAGAATTAAAATTTGTTATTAGTTTAATTGATAGTGGTTATGCTTTGATGGCGATACCAACTGTTATATCGACATTAATTTTGGCTCCAAAAGTAAAGAGGGCAGCCAACGATTATTTTACTCGACTTAAGACAGAATAG